From the genome of Fundidesulfovibrio magnetotacticus:
GCGCCCCGGCCAGGCCGGGACGTGGCTCACCGCGGACATGATCCGCGCCTACGCGCGCCTGCACCACGCCGGGCACGCCCACTGCGTGGAATGCCGTCTGGACGGACGCCTCGCGGGGGGGATATACGGCGTGGCCGTGGGGCGCGCCTTTTTCGGGGAGTCCATGTTCCACACGTGCTCCCACGCCTCCAAGGTGGCCTTCGCGCACCTGGTCTGGCATCTGGCGGACCTGGGCTTCCTGTTCATGGACTGCCAGCAGGCCACGCCCCACGTGATGCGCTTCGGCGCCGTGGAGATTCCCCGGCGCGATTTCACGGCCCTGGTCCGGCGCGCGGCCTCCGTGCGGGCGGAGCCCGGCAAATGGACAACCCCGGCCTGGTGGAGCGATCCCCCGGCCGTCAAGGAGAGAGCCCGTGCAAGCTGAACAGATCGTCCTGGACGTTCGCGGCAAGTGTTGAGGGGTGGGCGCGGAGGTCGGGTGGCACCTCCGGTTCGTCCAGGCCCGCGTGGTTGACGTGTGGGCCAATCCGTCGCAGGCTTCCGTCTTCCGGGAGCTGGCGGCCACGTTCGGGCAGTGGGCCTTGTCCGAGGAGACCGTGGGCGACGCCCTGCGCCTGCGTTTCGAGCGCAAGGCCCCCGCCTGAGGAGGCTTTCGTGCGCCTTCCCTGGCTGATTCCGATCCTGCTTTTGTCCCTGGCGGCCTTCTCGCCCCTGGCGGGCTGCGACTCCGCGCCCTACACGGAGCGCAGGCAGCTCATCGTCATCCCCGAGAACCAGGAGCGGGCCATGGGGGCGCGCGCCGCGCGCGACATCCTCCAGACCGAGCGCCAGAGCCGCAACCCCAAGCTCGTCGACGCCGTGACCCGCGCGGGCAAGCGCATCGCCGCCGTAAGCGGGCGGCCGGACCTGGACTGGGCCTTCCACGTGCTGGAAAACGACACCGTGCCCAACGCCTTCTGCCTGCCCGGCGGGGCCATTTTCGTCTACACGGGCCTGTTCAAATACGTACAGAACGAGGACCAGCTGGCCACGGTGATGGCCCACGAGGTGGCCCACGCCCTGGCGCGCCACGGCGCGGAGCGCGCGACCCTGGAGATGGCCACCCAGTTCGGGGCCATGCTCCTGGACATGTTCCTGAGCGAGGAGGACCCGCGCCTGGGCCAGCTTGCCAGCAAGGTCTGGGGCTACGGGGCCAGCCTGGGCATGATGCTCCCCTACAGCCGCAAGCAGGAGCTGGAGGCCGACGCCATCGGGCTTCGGCTCATGCGGCAGGCGGGTTACGACATGAACGCCGCGCTGGCCTTCTGGGAGAACATGAAGAAGAACCCCCAGGCCTCGCGGGTGTTCGCCTTCCTCTCCACCCACCCCACCGACGACAAGCGCATCGAACGCATCCGCGAGGAAATCGCCAGGCTGCGTGAGGATCAGAAACCCTCCTGAGCCTCCACGCAAAGACGGCGGCCCGCCCCTTCCGGGACGGACCGCCGCCGCGATGTCGCGCCCGGCTCGGCCGGGGCGTGAGGGCTCGCCGGGGCTAGAGGTTGTAGAGCACGTCGCCGGGAATCACCCGGATTCCCTTCTGGCCCAGCAGTTCGATGGCCTGGTCGGTCTTGTCGAAGCGGAAGACGATGATGGCCGTCTTGGAGCTCTGCTGCACGAAGGCGTACATGTATTCCACGTTGACGCCCCCGGCCGAGAGCACCTGCAGGATGGCGTTGAGCCCGCCGGGCCTGTCGTCCACCTCCACGGCCACCACGGAGGTGCGGCCCACGGTGAAGCCGTGCTCCTTGAGGGCTTTCTTGGCCTTCTCGTGGTCGGAGACGATGAGGCGCAGGATGCCGAAGTCGGAGGTGTCGGCCAGGGAAAGGGCGCGGATGCTCACGCCGGTCTCGGCCAGAATGCGGGTAACTTCCTCCAGGCGTCCGGCCCGGTTTTCCAGGAAGATGGAGATCTGCTCGACTTTCATGGACTTCCCCCGGTGTCGCGCGGGCCGGGGCCTTGCGGCCCCCCGCCCGCGCGGGCGAATGGTTTGCGCGCCGCGTCCCGGGGACGCGGCGGCGTCGTGCGATCCGGCTCCGGCCTAGGCCTGCTTGCGCAGGTCGAGGATGCGCTTGGCCTTGCCCTCGGAGCGCTGGATGCTCCTGGGCTCCACGAGCTTCACCTGGGCCGTCACGCCCAGGTAGTCCTTGATGTTCTTGACGATCTTCAGTTCGGTGCGCTGAAGGTTCTTGATCTCGTCCGAGAAGAGCTTCTCGTCCACTTCAACCTGCACCTCCAGGGTGTCCAGGTTGCCCTCGCGCTTGACCACCAGAAGGTAGTGGGGGGCCACGCCCTCGGTCTCCAGGAGGATGGACTCGATCTGGCTGGGGAACACGTTCACCCCGCGGATGATGAGCATGTCGTCGGAGCGGCCCATCATGCGGTGCACGCGGGCGAAGGTGCGTCCGCAACGGCAGGGGGTGATGTCGAGCTTGGTGATGTCGCGGGTGCGGTAGCG
Proteins encoded in this window:
- the aat gene encoding leucyl/phenylalanyl-tRNA--protein transferase yields the protein MITLLTPEIAFPDPESAGPDGLLAVGGDLGVPRLLKAYSEGIFPWYNDEHPILWWSPDPRPVLLPRRLRLARRLRRYLGSHPFQVEADRDFQAVISACAVAERPGQAGTWLTADMIRAYARLHHAGHAHCVECRLDGRLAGGIYGVAVGRAFFGESMFHTCSHASKVAFAHLVWHLADLGFLFMDCQQATPHVMRFGAVEIPRRDFTALVRRAASVRAEPGKWTTPAWWSDPPAVKERARAS
- a CDS encoding M48 family metallopeptidase; the encoded protein is MRLPWLIPILLLSLAAFSPLAGCDSAPYTERRQLIVIPENQERAMGARAARDILQTERQSRNPKLVDAVTRAGKRIAAVSGRPDLDWAFHVLENDTVPNAFCLPGGAIFVYTGLFKYVQNEDQLATVMAHEVAHALARHGAERATLEMATQFGAMLLDMFLSEEDPRLGQLASKVWGYGASLGMMLPYSRKQELEADAIGLRLMRQAGYDMNAALAFWENMKKNPQASRVFAFLSTHPTDDKRIERIREEIARLREDQKPS
- a CDS encoding ACT domain-containing protein — protein: MKVEQISIFLENRAGRLEEVTRILAETGVSIRALSLADTSDFGILRLIVSDHEKAKKALKEHGFTVGRTSVVAVEVDDRPGGLNAILQVLSAGGVNVEYMYAFVQQSSKTAIIVFRFDKTDQAIELLGQKGIRVIPGDVLYNL